In Balearica regulorum gibbericeps isolate bBalReg1 chromosome 14, bBalReg1.pri, whole genome shotgun sequence, one genomic interval encodes:
- the PANK3 gene encoding pantothenate kinase 3 isoform X1: MKIKDAKKPSFPWFGMDIGGTLVKLAYFEPIDITAEEEQEEVESLKSIRKYLTSNVAYGSTGIRDVHLELKDLTIFTRRGNLHFIRFPTHDLPTFIQMGRNKNFSTLHTVLCATGGGAYKFEEDFRTIGNLQLHKLDELDCLVKGLLYIDSVSFNGQAECYYFENASDPERCQKMPFNLDDPYPLLVVNIGSGVSILSVHSKDNYKRVTGTSLGGGTFLGLCSLLTGCESFEEALEMASKGDSTHADKLVRDIYGGDYERFGLPGWAVASSFGNMIYKEKRESVSKEDLARAILVTITNNIGSIARMCAVNEKINRVVFVGNFLRVNTLSMKLLAYALDYWSKGQLKALFLEHEGYFGAVGALLGLPNFS; the protein is encoded by the exons ATGAAGATCAAGGATGCCAAGAAGCCGT CTTTTCCATGGTTTGGCATGGACATTGGGGGAACTTTGGTGAAACTGGCATATTTTGAACCTATTGATATcactgcagaggaggagcaggaggaagttGAAAGCTTGAAGAGCATCCGCAAATACCTGACTTCCAATGTAGCCTATGGATCCACTGGCATTCGAGATGTCCACCTTGAGCTGAAAGACTTAACGATTTTTACTCGAAGAGGAAACTTGCACTTTATTCGATTCCCAACTCATGATTTGCCTACTTTTATCcaaatgggaagaaataaaaacttttcaaCACTACATACGGTGCTCTGTGCCACTGGTGGTGGCGCTTACAAGTTTGAAGAAGACTTTCGCACA attGGAAACCTCCAGCTGCACAAACTGGATGAGCTTGACTGCCTTGTCAAAGGCTTATTGTATATAGACTCTGTCAGCTTCAATGGCCAGGCAGAGTgctattattttgaaaatgcctCAGATCCTGAGAGATGCCAAAAGATGCCTTTTAACCTGGATGATCCATATCCATTGCTGGTTGTTAACATTGGTTCAGGAGTCAGTATTTTATCAGTCCATTCCAAAGACAACTATAAAAGAGTAACTGGAACAAG tCTAGGTGGAGGGACCTTTCTTGGTTTATGCAGTTTGTTGACGGGCTGTGAAAGTTTTGAAGAAGCTCTGGAAATGGCATCCAAAGGAGATAGTACGCATGCTGACAAGTTGGTTCGTGATATTTACGGAGGAGACTATGAAAGATTTGGCTTGCCAGGATGGGCTGTAGCATCCAG TTTTGGGAATATGATCtacaaagagaagagagagtcTGTTAGTAAAGAAGATCTTGCAAGAGCCATATTGGTCACCATCACCAATAACATTGGGTCTATTGCCCGGATGTGTGCAGTAAATGAG aaaataaacagagttGTGTTTGTTGGTAATTTTTTACGTGTGAATACTTTGTCAATGAAGCTTCTTGCATATGCACTGGATTACTGGTCAAAAGGCCAGCTGAAGGCTTTGTTCCTAGAACATGAG GGATACTTTGGAGCTGTTGGTGCTCTTCTTGGGCTGCCAAATTTCAGTTGA
- the PANK3 gene encoding pantothenate kinase 3 isoform X2 gives MDIGGTLVKLAYFEPIDITAEEEQEEVESLKSIRKYLTSNVAYGSTGIRDVHLELKDLTIFTRRGNLHFIRFPTHDLPTFIQMGRNKNFSTLHTVLCATGGGAYKFEEDFRTIGNLQLHKLDELDCLVKGLLYIDSVSFNGQAECYYFENASDPERCQKMPFNLDDPYPLLVVNIGSGVSILSVHSKDNYKRVTGTSLGGGTFLGLCSLLTGCESFEEALEMASKGDSTHADKLVRDIYGGDYERFGLPGWAVASSFGNMIYKEKRESVSKEDLARAILVTITNNIGSIARMCAVNEKINRVVFVGNFLRVNTLSMKLLAYALDYWSKGQLKALFLEHEGYFGAVGALLGLPNFS, from the exons ATGGACATTGGGGGAACTTTGGTGAAACTGGCATATTTTGAACCTATTGATATcactgcagaggaggagcaggaggaagttGAAAGCTTGAAGAGCATCCGCAAATACCTGACTTCCAATGTAGCCTATGGATCCACTGGCATTCGAGATGTCCACCTTGAGCTGAAAGACTTAACGATTTTTACTCGAAGAGGAAACTTGCACTTTATTCGATTCCCAACTCATGATTTGCCTACTTTTATCcaaatgggaagaaataaaaacttttcaaCACTACATACGGTGCTCTGTGCCACTGGTGGTGGCGCTTACAAGTTTGAAGAAGACTTTCGCACA attGGAAACCTCCAGCTGCACAAACTGGATGAGCTTGACTGCCTTGTCAAAGGCTTATTGTATATAGACTCTGTCAGCTTCAATGGCCAGGCAGAGTgctattattttgaaaatgcctCAGATCCTGAGAGATGCCAAAAGATGCCTTTTAACCTGGATGATCCATATCCATTGCTGGTTGTTAACATTGGTTCAGGAGTCAGTATTTTATCAGTCCATTCCAAAGACAACTATAAAAGAGTAACTGGAACAAG tCTAGGTGGAGGGACCTTTCTTGGTTTATGCAGTTTGTTGACGGGCTGTGAAAGTTTTGAAGAAGCTCTGGAAATGGCATCCAAAGGAGATAGTACGCATGCTGACAAGTTGGTTCGTGATATTTACGGAGGAGACTATGAAAGATTTGGCTTGCCAGGATGGGCTGTAGCATCCAG TTTTGGGAATATGATCtacaaagagaagagagagtcTGTTAGTAAAGAAGATCTTGCAAGAGCCATATTGGTCACCATCACCAATAACATTGGGTCTATTGCCCGGATGTGTGCAGTAAATGAG aaaataaacagagttGTGTTTGTTGGTAATTTTTTACGTGTGAATACTTTGTCAATGAAGCTTCTTGCATATGCACTGGATTACTGGTCAAAAGGCCAGCTGAAGGCTTTGTTCCTAGAACATGAG GGATACTTTGGAGCTGTTGGTGCTCTTCTTGGGCTGCCAAATTTCAGTTGA
- the PANK3 gene encoding pantothenate kinase 3 isoform X3, whose product MPFNLDDPYPLLVVNIGSGVSILSVHSKDNYKRVTGTSLGGGTFLGLCSLLTGCESFEEALEMASKGDSTHADKLVRDIYGGDYERFGLPGWAVASSFGNMIYKEKRESVSKEDLARAILVTITNNIGSIARMCAVNEKINRVVFVGNFLRVNTLSMKLLAYALDYWSKGQLKALFLEHEGYFGAVGALLGLPNFS is encoded by the exons ATGCCTTTTAACCTGGATGATCCATATCCATTGCTGGTTGTTAACATTGGTTCAGGAGTCAGTATTTTATCAGTCCATTCCAAAGACAACTATAAAAGAGTAACTGGAACAAG tCTAGGTGGAGGGACCTTTCTTGGTTTATGCAGTTTGTTGACGGGCTGTGAAAGTTTTGAAGAAGCTCTGGAAATGGCATCCAAAGGAGATAGTACGCATGCTGACAAGTTGGTTCGTGATATTTACGGAGGAGACTATGAAAGATTTGGCTTGCCAGGATGGGCTGTAGCATCCAG TTTTGGGAATATGATCtacaaagagaagagagagtcTGTTAGTAAAGAAGATCTTGCAAGAGCCATATTGGTCACCATCACCAATAACATTGGGTCTATTGCCCGGATGTGTGCAGTAAATGAG aaaataaacagagttGTGTTTGTTGGTAATTTTTTACGTGTGAATACTTTGTCAATGAAGCTTCTTGCATATGCACTGGATTACTGGTCAAAAGGCCAGCTGAAGGCTTTGTTCCTAGAACATGAG GGATACTTTGGAGCTGTTGGTGCTCTTCTTGGGCTGCCAAATTTCAGTTGA